Part of the Cystobacter ferrugineus genome, TCCTTCCGTGACGAGCAGGGCCAGGCGTGTGAGCCGTTCATCGTCGAGGATCGCCAGGGCTCGCGCGGCGCGCCGCGGACGGTCGAGGCGGCCTGACGCGCCCGGCTGGCTGCCTCCCCGGGCGGCATCGCCGGAATGCCGAGTTGTCCCGCGTGCAAGGGCCGCCTCATCTCCTCGGTGGTGAACTTCGGGGATCCGCTGGTGGAACGCGTGAAGGAGTTGCTCGGCCAGAGGAGCCACTCCTCGGGTCCCCACTGACGGCCCGGGGGGTGGAATGCCGTTGGGGGGCGCCCGAGAAATTCCATGAAAAAGACACGCCACGAGGCCAGAATCCGCGAGCCGCTCACCAGATGATACTGCTCCTGGGGCGGGTCCACGCCTCACTCCTCCCATCCAGATGATCCCGACTTCCCTTCTCGCCGCGCTCCTGTCCGCTACCGCCCCCGCTTCGTCTCCGGCGCTCAAGAGCGGCTATCACATGCCTCCCGCGCCGATCGCGCGGATCCTCGCGGCGCCTCCCACGCCGATGGTGCGCGTGAGTCCGGATCACCAGACGATGGCGCTCCTGGGCCGCGAGAACCTGCCGACCATCGCCAACGTGTCGAAGCCAATCCTTCGGCTGGGCGGCTACCGCATCGATCCGGCCACCAACGGACCGGCGGAGGTGCGCGTGCAGTGGCTCGACTCGCTGTCCTTCCAGGATGTGGCGAGCGGGAAGGTGACACCGGTGCGCTTGCCAGCCGACGTGCGTTTCTTCGCGCCGTACTGGTCTCCGGACGGCAAGCGGCTCGCGCTCATCGTCCAGCAGCCGGACGGGCTGGTGCTGTGGGTGGCGGAGCGGGACGGCTCGGCGCGACCCCTGGTGACGGGGCTGAATGCCGCCTTCGGCACGCCCTACGACTGGACGCCGGACAGCCGCGCCCTGATCGTGCGGCGGGTGAAGGCGGATCGAGGCGCACCACCGGTCGCCTTCGGCACGCCCACCGGCCCGATCGTGGAGGAGAACATCGGCCGGGTGGCGGCCGCGCGCACCTATCAAGACCTGCTCCAGAACGCGACGGACGAGGCGCTGTTCGAGCATTACTTCACCGGCCAGCTCGAGCGCGTTCCCCTCGATGGCTCGACACCGCGGGCGATCGGCGCGCCGGGGCTGATCACCCACTTCTCCGTGTCGCCAGACGGCCGCTATCTGCTCACCGAAACGCTGAAGCGGCCCTATTCCTACCTGCTGCCCGCCCCCTTGTTCCCCACGGTGATCGCGGTGTCGACCCTCGACGGGCAGCCGGTGAAGACGATCGCCGACCGGCCGCTGGCGGATGACCTGCCAGTTGATTTCGATGCGACCGTCAAGGGTCCGCGCGAGGTGGAGTGGCGCTCGGATGCTCCGGCGACGCTGCTCTGGGCCGAGGCCCTGGATGGGGGCGATCCCAAGGCGAACGTGCCCTTCCATGATCGGCTGTGGATGCAGGCGGCCCCGTTCGACGCGGCGCCGGTGAAGCTCGCGGACCTCCAGAACCGGTTCGCGAGGATCCTCTGGGGCCGTGGCGATCATGCGCTGGTGATCGATCGCAAGTGGAAGACGCGCACCGAGCGGCGCTCGGCGGTGGATCCCTCCAGGCCCGGCACGGCGCGGCTGATCGCGGAGCGCAACTACCAGGACAAGTATGGCGATCCCGGGATGCCGCTGCTGGAGGACAACGCCGCGGGCAAGCCGGTGATGCGCTACACGCCCGATGGGCGCGCCCTCTTCGTGTCGGGCGAGGGCGCGACCCGCGAGGGTTCCTTTCCCTTCCTCGATCGGCAGGCGCTCGCGGACGGCAAGGCGACGCGGCTGTGGGTGGCCAAGGCCCCCTACTATGAGGACGTGGTGGCGCTGCTCGATGAGGGCGGCAGCCGCATCCTGACCCGGCGCGAGAGCGCGAAGGAGACGCCGAACTACTTCATCCGCACGGTGAAGACCGGCAAGGCCAAGGCGGTCACCGCCTTCACGGATCCGGCGCCGATCTTCGCGGGCGTCACCCAGAAGACCATCACCTATGCCCGGGCGGATGGACTGCCCCTGTCGGGCACGCTCTATCTGCCGGCTGGCTATGAGCCAAAGCGGGACGGGCCGCTGCCGACGCTGCTGTGGGCCTATCCGGCCGAGTACACGGATCCCAAGGTCGCAGGGCAGACGGTGGATCAGGGCAACCGCTTCACCCGCCCGCGCGGCTCCAGCCACCTGTTCATGCTGACCCAGGGCTATGCGGTGCTGGATGGTCCCGCCATGCCGATCATCGGCGCGAACGGGGCCGAGCCCAACGACACCTATATCGAGCAACTCAAGGCGGACGCCGAGGCCGCGGTCGACGCGGTGGTGAAGCTGGGCGTGGCGGATCGCCACCGCCTGGCGGTGGGGGGTCACAGCTATGGCGCCTTCATGACGGCCAACCTGCTCGCCCATACCGACCTGTTCCGCGCGGGCATCGCGCGCTCGGGCGCGTACAACCGGACGCTCACCCCGTTCGGCTTCCAGTCGGAGCAGCGCACCTACTGGCAGGCGACGGACATCTACACGAAGATGAGCCCGTTCACCTTCGCCCATCGAATCAACGAGCCCATGCTGCTGATCCATGGCGGGGCGGACGACAACCAGGGCACCTTCCCGGTCCAGTCGGAGCGCTTCTACGCCGCGCTCAAGGGCAATGGCGCGACCGTGCGCTACGTCGTGTTGCCGAACGAGCCGCATGGCTACCGCGCGATGGAGTCGACCGGGCACACGCTCTGGGAGATGGCCCACTGGCTCGACCGCTACGTGAAGAACGCGCCCGCCCCCGTGGCCGGTGGAAGGCCGGAGGCGCAATAGCGCTCACTCCTCGACGAGCGGCAGCTCCAGGACGAAGAGGGCTCCCTTGCCGAGCTCCGACTGCACCGTCAGCGTGCCGCCGTGCGCCTCGGCGATGCTGCGGACGAGGTACAGCCCGAGGCCGAGCCCCGTGGAGCCCGGTCCCTTGGCGAAGCGCTCGAAGAGCCGGGGCATCACCTCCGGGGCGATGCCGGGTCCCTGGTCCTTCACCGAGACCAGTGCCCACGCTCCGTTCTCGCGCTGCTGGCGGTTGATGTCGATGCTGACGGGAAGGCCGGCTGGGGAGTACTTCTGCGCATTGGCCACCAGGTTCTCGAGCGCCTGGCGGAGGCGGGCCGGATCCGCTTGCGCCACCAGCTCCTGCATGCCGGTGAGCTGGACCTCCTTGCCGGGGGTGCTGGCCACCTTGGCCACCTCCTCGGAGAGCGCCACCAGATCCACGGGGTACTGATTCAGGGTGAAGAGTCCCTGCTCCAGCCGCCCCACGTCCATGAGGTCCGAGATGAGCCGGCTGAGCGCCTTGAGTGATTGCTCGGCGGCTTCGACATCGCGCAGGTAGGGCACGGCCTTCTCGCGGGCCGCGCGCCGGTGGATCAGCTCGAGGCGGATCCGCATGGGCGTCAGGTGGTTGCCCATGTCGTGCGCCAGGATGGTGATGAGTTCCTCGGCGGCGGCGCGGCGTCCCTGCTCCAGGGCCGCCTTGGTCAGTGCTTCGCTGAGCTCGACCCGGTGGGTCACGACGCCCACCCACCGGGCCGCCGTTTCGAGGAAGCGCACATCGTCGGCGTTGAAGAAGTCCGGCGTGCGGGATTGCACGTCGAGCACTCCCCGGGGTTTGTCTCCCACCTCGATGAGGACTCCGATGTGTGAGCGGATGCCAAGCGCTTGTTTCAATCCCACCAGCTCGCCGGGATCCTCATCCTGGCGGGGGTGATGCCACGTCTTGCCCGTCTGGAAGACCTCCACGGTTCGCCCTCCATTGGCGAGGGGCAGACGGTCCAATCCCAAGGCCTTCTGTTTCCTGCCCAGCGGGCTGTCACTCGTCCCCACGGCGACGAGGCTGGTGGTGGACGGCTCGAAGAGGAACACGTCGACCTTGTCGGCGCTGGTGAGCTCGATGACGCACTGGGCGACCTGGTTCATCGCCGACTCCACATCCGTGGGCGTGATCTCCAGCAACTCCTCGAGCGCCTGGAGCATCCGGTCTCGCTGCTCCGGTGTACTTTCCTTCTTCTCGGAGTCCATGCCCTCACGATGGGCACGGCGTGGAGGGCTGCACGAGGGTTTCGGGACGGATGCAGGACGGCTTCAGGAGCAGGAATCGATGGGCTACTTGCCCGCCGGGTGACGGACCTGCTTTCCGAGCGGCCGGGTGTTGGTGACCTGGAGCCCCGAGCCGGCGGCATAGACGAACACCTCACTGGCGGGAGGCACATCGATGGAGGCGCGCCGGACTCCGCCACCGAGCAGGAGTTCCGCCTCGACCTGGTGGGTGCCTGGCTCCAGGCCGTGGACGATGGCGGTCCGCCCATCACCGGAGGGCCTGCGCACATGGTCCACCCAGACGGTGCAGGACTTCTGGCAGCGGACGTGGAGAACGGAGGCGTCCTCGTTCTTCCGCACCATGGGCGCCGCCGGGCGGGAGCCCACGCTGGGCTTCGGAGACGAGGACTCGCGCGGGGAGACGAGCAGCCCACCCTTCGCGTCGACATGGACGCCGAGCTCGGGCACGTCCGGGATGTCGAGGTAGCGGGTGGTCAGGGAACGGCCGAGGAAGCCCTTCACCTCGAGGCGCCGCTTGCCGGGAGCGACATCCTTGAACTCCCAATCCCACGGAGCGTCATGAAGGCGCCGGCCGGGCTTCCCCTCGAGGAGGACGGTGCAGGTCTCGACACAGCGGATCCGGAGCGTGGTTCCCTGGGCGGCGAGCGCGGGGGGCGCGAACAACAGGAGGAGGAGGCACAGCGTACGCATGAAGGGTCAGGAGGCGCTGCTCGGAGGTGGGGGAGGGGAGCGGAGGGAGGAGGCTCGCAGCAGGCGGAGGACGGCGGCGCGCAGCTCCTCATTGGTGGCACGGGACTTCACCAGCACGGCGGACACCTGGCGAGTCAGCTCCGGTTCGGCCTCGCGCACGGAGAAGAGCACCACCGGGGCGGCGGCGAGCAGTGGTTCCAGGGGAAGCAGCCCGCCCTCGGGCAGGACGTTCTCGGCGATGACCAAAGGGAAGGGCTCGGCGCGGAGCGCGGACACGGCCTCTGGCAGGCCACGCGCGGGGACCACGTCCGCCACGTCCCTCAACACGTCCGCCACCACGCGGCGGTTGTCCGCGTCCGCCTCCACGTGCAACAGGCGAGGACGTCCAGACTCTGGTCCAGGCTCCACGGCCGTCTTCTCCCGGTGCGGCACGGGAGGGTCGCGGGGGGCCGCCGGGGCGTGCCACTCGGGCAGCTCCACCCGGAAGGTGGTGCCGACGCCCTCGCGCGAGACGAAATCCAGCGAGCCTCCGAGCTGCGTCACCAGCGCCCGGGTGATGGAGAGCCCCAGGCCGGTGCCTCCCTTTCGCCGGCTGTCCGAGCCATCCGCCTGGGCGAACTTCTCGAAGATGCGCGCGCGGAAGGACTCGGGAATGCCCGGCCCGTGATCCTCCACGCTCACGCGCAGCCGCGAACCCACGCGCTCCAGCCGCAGCGTGACGCGCTCGCCGCGCGGGGAGAACTTGAGCGCGTTGGACAACAGGTTGGCCAGCACCTGGAGGAAGCGGTCCCCATCGACGAGGGCCCGGGCGCCGGGTGCCTCCAGCGCCAGCTCCACCCGGGCGTCGCACTCCTCCGCGTAACCCTGGTGCGCCTCGACGGCCTGGGCGAGCAGCGTGCCCAGCTCCAGGGGCTCGAGCTGGAAGTCCAGCTTCCCCGACTCCATCTTCTCCAGATCGAGGATGTCGTTGATGAGGCGGATGAGGCGCTCGGTGTTGGTCCGAGCGATGCGCACCATGTCCTGGGCCTGGGGAGGCAGCTCCCCGAGGATGCCCCCCTCCAACAGGCCGAGTGAGCCGCGGATGGACGTCAGGGGCGTGCGCAGCTCATGGCTGACGGTGGAGACGAACTCGCTCTTCATCAGCTCCACCTGGCGGTGCTCGGCCTCCAGGCGCTTCTGCTCGGTGATGTTGCGCGCCACCCCGTAGAAGATGCCTTCCTCCACGTTGACGGTGGCGTTCCACTGGAGCCAATGCCAGGTGCCGTCCTGGCCCCGGCAGCGCTGCTCGAAGCAAGGGAGGAGCTCGCCCCGGGCCCCGCGCGCCAGCCACTCGGCGGTGGCGGCCCGATCCTCCTCGTGCACCAGCTCCAGCAGCGACCGCGTCAACAGCACCTGCTCGGAGTAGCCGAGCGTGCGGGTCCACGCCTGGCCGAGTTGCCGGAAGGTTCCATCCAGCCCGGCGATGCAGAGCATGTCCACCGACAGCTCGAAGAAGCGCTCCTGCTGGGCCAGCGCGGTGCGCGCCTCCTTCATGGAGAGGGCATTGAGTTCCAGCTCCACCCACGAGGCCAGGTCCTCCAACTGCTGGCGCTCCGCCTGGGAGAAGTCGCGCGCCCGGCGATCGAGGAGACAGAGCGTCCCCACGGGGCTGCCGTCCGAGGCGTGGATGGGATGGCCCGCGTAGAAGCGCACGTGGGGCGTGCCCGTGACGAGCGGGTTGTCGGAGAAGCGCGGATCCTCCAGGGCGTCGCGCACCACGAAGGTGCGGGGGGTGAGGATGGCGTGGCCGCAGAAGGAGATGCCACGCGCCGTGGAGGGCGTATCCAGGCCCACCTTCGCCTTGAACCACTGCCGCGACTCGTCCAGCAGCGAGACGAGGGAGATGGGAACCTGGAACATCCGCGCCGCCATCCGGACGATGCGGTCGAAGCGCTCCTCGGCCGGGGTGTCCAGCAGGCCCAGGCGCAACAGGGCCTGGAGACGCCTGGGTTCATCGGGCGGCAGGAGGGGGGAGATCATCCGGACCCAGTCTATCCCGCGCCCCTGGAGCGTGGGGGGGTCGCCGTCCGCTCGTCCGCCCAGGGAGAAGGGTCCTTGGGGGGAGTCCGGACGTGTCCTGGACGCCAACGTGTCAGGGCCCGGTTCGGGGGGCCCCCGGCGCATCAGGGAAGCAGGCCCGTCATCCGCGCGGCACACGCCTTACGGTTCAAGTGCAACACGACAGCGCGGAGGTGCCCCATGGCGACACATATCAACCAGGAGATTCCCCGGGAGCGATGGGCGGAGTACCTCGCTCAGCTCAGCAAGCAGGAGCACGATGAATGCGTGCGCGTCGAGTCCATCAACCCCGAGATGGGAGACCAGCCCCTGTCCGAGCCCCTGCCGCTCATCCACATCGCGCTGGAGACCAAGGGCAGTGGCGCGGGCACGGTGGAGATCATCGTGGGCCGCGAGAACGCGGAAATCACCCATCGCATCCTCGAACCGGAGCGCCTCGTCGCCGAGCTGAATGGGAGTGGCGGAACGTTGGAGTGTCTGGAGATCTGTGAGCGTGGAAATGGCAAGACGCTCATCTTCTTCGAGCGCGCCTCCGCCTTCGATGACATGGCGGCCCCGATTTGAGCCCTGAGCCGACGACGCGCCTGGAGCCCGCTCCAGGCGTGCCGGCTCAGCGGGGCTCGGCCTTCTTGAAGCGCAGCCGCCTGGCCGCCTCGAAGCTCACGCGATCCCGGGGTGGAGTCGTCGCCACCAGCCCCTCGAGCATGCGTTTGGAGCTCTGGAAGATCTCCTCGACGGCGATGTCGAAGGCGTCGGTGTTTTGTTTCGACGGCTTGCGAGTGCCGGCGATCTTGCGGACGAACTGCAGCGCCGCCGCGCGGATGTCTTCGTCAGTGGCGGGAGGCGCGAAGTTGAACAGGGGCTTGATGTTCCGGCACATGTCCCAAGACTAGCAGCCCGCGGCCTCCGCGCTCAGCGCTTCAGCCGAGGAAGTGGGGATAGGCGCCCTCGTTGCCGACCAGGACGCGCTCCGCCAGTGGGCCGAGCAACACATCGACGAGGTCACCCGGGCCCAGGAACACTTCGACGCGCGTTCTTGACCAGAGACGGGACGGCCGTCCGGATGGCCGCTGGCATGGGTCCGCCGCTCTCACATCCAGAGCCCGGAGTCCTCTGCCTCCTTTGAGGAGGACGGAGTGGAGATGAAACCCGACAAGGTGGATCTGGTGTTCGAGGGGGGAGGCGTCAAGGGCATCGCCCTGGTCGGTGCCGTCGAGTACCTGGAGAAGATGGGGCTGAAGCCGCAGAACGTCGTGGGCACCTCGGCCGGAGCCATCGTCGCGGCGCTGGTGGCGGCGGGGTACTCGGCGAGGGACGTGCGCGGCATCGTGGAGGGGCTCGACTACCGGCGCTTCCGGGACATGAGCCGCCTGGATCGGCTCCCGATGATCGGTCCCGCGCTGAGCCTGCTCCGGGAGAAGGGTCTCTATGAGGGCGCCTACCTCGAGAGCTGGTTGCGCAAGCTGCTGGCCGAGTCGCCTCGCCAGGTGCACACCTTCAAGGATCTGCACTGGGAGGACGAGGAGGGAAGGGAGGTCGACCCGAAGCATCGCTACAGGCTTCAGGTCATCGCCACGGATCTCTCCCGGCGCAAGCAGCTCGTCCTGCCGAGGGACATCCAGGACTATGGGAGGGATCCCGAACAGCTCGACGTGGCCTGGGCGGTGCGGATGAGCATGAGCATCCCCCTCTTCTTCGAGCCCGTGCGCCTCGAGGATGGCCAGGGCCGCACGAGCTTCATCGTGGACGGCGGCGTGCTCAGCAACTTCCCCGTCGACATCCTCGATGACGGGAGCGCCCAGCCGCGGTGGCCCACGCTCGGGCTCAAGCTGGTGGAGCGGACGCGGGCGGATGGCCGGGAAGAGGTGGTGCCGTGCCGCATCCAGGGCCCCCTCTCGCTGCTCAAGGCGGTGATCTCCACCATGCTCGAGGCGCATGACACGCGCTACATCGAGCAGAAGAACTTCGATCGCACCATCGCCATCCCCACCCTGGGCGTGAGGACCACGGACTTTGGTCTCCGAGAGGACCAGGTCCACGCGCTGTACCAGGCGGGCCATGCGGCCGCCGAGCGGTTCCTCGAGACGTGGGACTTCCAGGAGTGGATCCGCAAGTACCGCCTGCTCGACCAGCCGCGTCAGGAGACCGCGAGCCCGAGTGCCCAGGAGAATATCAAGGCCCTGGCGGCGGCGATGTGAGGGGAGCCCGCCCGCGGGAGGGGGCGCGTGAGGCTCCTCCTCGGGCGCCTGACTGGCTGCCTCCAGCTCGCCCCTTGGGAAAAACCCCGTGGCCAGGGACAATCGCCCGAGCCGCGCCGCGAGCCCCATCCCCGCGAGTGCCGCCACGCAGCCATGGCGAACCCCCTCACGTCCGAGACACGCCCCTCCGCCCACGAGCCACCCGAGCCCCGGGAGGGAGCTTCCGCCTCCCCCCTGGTCCGATCCTGGCTCCTGGCGCGGCTGGACTCGTTGCTCTCGGAGTCCCTGCGGCGGGCGGAGCCCTTGGAGCTCATCCGTCACCGGATCATGGTCGGCGCCGCCTGCATCCTCTTGCTGGTCAACGCCCTGTTCCTGCTGCGCGCCCTTCAACAGGGCAACCCTCCGTATCCATCCATCCTCGCCGGCTTCGGCTACGTGGCGACGTTGGTGCTGGCACGCAGGGGCCGCACATCCACCGGGCCGGCGATGGTCCTGCTGGCGACCCTGACCCTGGGGCTGGTGGTCACCACCTTCGTGAACAGGAAACCCTCGGGCGGCGAGCATGCCGTGAACATGTTGCTGCCCGTCCTCGCGGTGTACCTGGTGGGGCCACGACTGGGGTTGTCCATCACCCTCGCCCTGTTCGTGGCGCTGGGCCTGATCCACCCGTACTACCGGTCGCAGGTGGGCATGGATCTCAGCACCTTCACCCTCAGCGGCCTCTGGTTCGGCCATGTGTTCGCGGGCATCTCCTTCCTGGGAGTATGGGCACTGAGCTCGTTGCACAGCACCGCGCGCGACGCGGCGCAGGCCACCATCGAGCGGACGGTGCGGGAGCTGCGCGACAGCCAGAGCAAGCTCAACAGCGTCTTCGAGAGCACCGATGACATCATGGTGTCGATCGATGCGGAAGGACGCCTGCTCACCGCGAACTCGGCCGCGAGGTTCGTCTACGAGCACCGCGGCGGCATCGTGCTCCAGGCGGGGATGCCGCTCTTCCAGTATGAGCCGCCCGAGAGCCGCATGGCCTGGGATGCCCGGCTCGTCCAGGTGCTCCAGGGCCAGCGCCTGCGCTTCGAGCAGCTCTACCAGGACCAGCAGGGCCTGCTGGTGCTGGACACCAGCGTGCATCCCATCGTGGGGGAAGGGGGCCGGGTCGTGGGGATGACGATCTTCGGCCGGGAT contains:
- a CDS encoding alpha/beta hydrolase family protein; the protein is MPPAPIARILAAPPTPMVRVSPDHQTMALLGRENLPTIANVSKPILRLGGYRIDPATNGPAEVRVQWLDSLSFQDVASGKVTPVRLPADVRFFAPYWSPDGKRLALIVQQPDGLVLWVAERDGSARPLVTGLNAAFGTPYDWTPDSRALIVRRVKADRGAPPVAFGTPTGPIVEENIGRVAAARTYQDLLQNATDEALFEHYFTGQLERVPLDGSTPRAIGAPGLITHFSVSPDGRYLLTETLKRPYSYLLPAPLFPTVIAVSTLDGQPVKTIADRPLADDLPVDFDATVKGPREVEWRSDAPATLLWAEALDGGDPKANVPFHDRLWMQAAPFDAAPVKLADLQNRFARILWGRGDHALVIDRKWKTRTERRSAVDPSRPGTARLIAERNYQDKYGDPGMPLLEDNAAGKPVMRYTPDGRALFVSGEGATREGSFPFLDRQALADGKATRLWVAKAPYYEDVVALLDEGGSRILTRRESAKETPNYFIRTVKTGKAKAVTAFTDPAPIFAGVTQKTITYARADGLPLSGTLYLPAGYEPKRDGPLPTLLWAYPAEYTDPKVAGQTVDQGNRFTRPRGSSHLFMLTQGYAVLDGPAMPIIGANGAEPNDTYIEQLKADAEAAVDAVVKLGVADRHRLAVGGHSYGAFMTANLLAHTDLFRAGIARSGAYNRTLTPFGFQSEQRTYWQATDIYTKMSPFTFAHRINEPMLLIHGGADDNQGTFPVQSERFYAALKGNGATVRYVVLPNEPHGYRAMESTGHTLWEMAHWLDRYVKNAPAPVAGGRPEAQ
- a CDS encoding GAF domain-containing sensor histidine kinase yields the protein MDSEKKESTPEQRDRMLQALEELLEITPTDVESAMNQVAQCVIELTSADKVDVFLFEPSTTSLVAVGTSDSPLGRKQKALGLDRLPLANGGRTVEVFQTGKTWHHPRQDEDPGELVGLKQALGIRSHIGVLIEVGDKPRGVLDVQSRTPDFFNADDVRFLETAARWVGVVTHRVELSEALTKAALEQGRRAAAEELITILAHDMGNHLTPMRIRLELIHRRAAREKAVPYLRDVEAAEQSLKALSRLISDLMDVGRLEQGLFTLNQYPVDLVALSEEVAKVASTPGKEVQLTGMQELVAQADPARLRQALENLVANAQKYSPAGLPVSIDINRQQRENGAWALVSVKDQGPGIAPEVMPRLFERFAKGPGSTGLGLGLYLVRSIAEAHGGTLTVQSELGKGALFVLELPLVEE
- a CDS encoding ATP-binding protein, which translates into the protein MISPLLPPDEPRRLQALLRLGLLDTPAEERFDRIVRMAARMFQVPISLVSLLDESRQWFKAKVGLDTPSTARGISFCGHAILTPRTFVVRDALEDPRFSDNPLVTGTPHVRFYAGHPIHASDGSPVGTLCLLDRRARDFSQAERQQLEDLASWVELELNALSMKEARTALAQQERFFELSVDMLCIAGLDGTFRQLGQAWTRTLGYSEQVLLTRSLLELVHEEDRAATAEWLARGARGELLPCFEQRCRGQDGTWHWLQWNATVNVEEGIFYGVARNITEQKRLEAEHRQVELMKSEFVSTVSHELRTPLTSIRGSLGLLEGGILGELPPQAQDMVRIARTNTERLIRLINDILDLEKMESGKLDFQLEPLELGTLLAQAVEAHQGYAEECDARVELALEAPGARALVDGDRFLQVLANLLSNALKFSPRGERVTLRLERVGSRLRVSVEDHGPGIPESFRARIFEKFAQADGSDSRRKGGTGLGLSITRALVTQLGGSLDFVSREGVGTTFRVELPEWHAPAAPRDPPVPHREKTAVEPGPESGRPRLLHVEADADNRRVVADVLRDVADVVPARGLPEAVSALRAEPFPLVIAENVLPEGGLLPLEPLLAAAPVVLFSVREAEPELTRQVSAVLVKSRATNEELRAAVLRLLRASSLRSPPPPPSSAS
- a CDS encoding DUF5335 family protein produces the protein MATHINQEIPRERWAEYLAQLSKQEHDECVRVESINPEMGDQPLSEPLPLIHIALETKGSGAGTVEIIVGRENAEITHRILEPERLVAELNGSGGTLECLEICERGNGKTLIFFERASAFDDMAAPI
- a CDS encoding DUF2277 domain-containing protein codes for the protein MCRNIKPLFNFAPPATDEDIRAAALQFVRKIAGTRKPSKQNTDAFDIAVEEIFQSSKRMLEGLVATTPPRDRVSFEAARRLRFKKAEPR
- a CDS encoding patatin-like phospholipase family protein, producing MKPDKVDLVFEGGGVKGIALVGAVEYLEKMGLKPQNVVGTSAGAIVAALVAAGYSARDVRGIVEGLDYRRFRDMSRLDRLPMIGPALSLLREKGLYEGAYLESWLRKLLAESPRQVHTFKDLHWEDEEGREVDPKHRYRLQVIATDLSRRKQLVLPRDIQDYGRDPEQLDVAWAVRMSMSIPLFFEPVRLEDGQGRTSFIVDGGVLSNFPVDILDDGSAQPRWPTLGLKLVERTRADGREEVVPCRIQGPLSLLKAVISTMLEAHDTRYIEQKNFDRTIAIPTLGVRTTDFGLREDQVHALYQAGHAAAERFLETWDFQEWIRKYRLLDQPRQETASPSAQENIKALAAAM
- a CDS encoding ATP-binding protein is translated as MANPLTSETRPSAHEPPEPREGASASPLVRSWLLARLDSLLSESLRRAEPLELIRHRIMVGAACILLLVNALFLLRALQQGNPPYPSILAGFGYVATLVLARRGRTSTGPAMVLLATLTLGLVVTTFVNRKPSGGEHAVNMLLPVLAVYLVGPRLGLSITLALFVALGLIHPYYRSQVGMDLSTFTLSGLWFGHVFAGISFLGVWALSSLHSTARDAAQATIERTVRELRDSQSKLNSVFESTDDIMVSIDAEGRLLTANSAARFVYEHRGGIVLQAGMPLFQYEPPESRMAWDARLVQVLQGQRLRFEQLYQDQQGLLVLDTSVHPIVGEGGRVVGMTIFGRDVTARRQAETRLGEMHRTLMDVSRQAGMAEVATGVLHNVGNTLNSVNISTSLVIDQIRKSRVTSLTRVATLLREHLADIPAFIAQDPQGQKLPLFLIALSDQLQQERDSMLREMYSLGESVEHINSIVSMQQKHARAAGAVEHVAVPKLIDEALRLHAVSFERLNIHIERDYAEVPPIFVDRHKLLQILINLVSNARHALVASPKKDKHMGIHVRSAPGTGRLHIEVTDNGVGIAPENLGRMFSQGFTTKKMGHGFGLHISALAAAEMKGRLTCSSPGLEQGATFVLELPMQTELPPAQDAAPS